Proteins encoded within one genomic window of Gallus gallus isolate bGalGal1 chromosome 1, bGalGal1.mat.broiler.GRCg7b, whole genome shotgun sequence:
- the NAGA gene encoding alpha-N-acetylgalactosaminidase precursor, producing MGVPAAVAVLAAALALPARGLENGLARTPPMGWLAWERFRCNVNCREDPRQCISEMLFMEMADRIAEDGWRELGYKYINIDDCWAAKQRDAEGRLVPDPERFPRGIKALADYVHARGLKLGIYGDLGRLTCGGYPGTTLDRVEQDAQTFAEWGVDMLKLDGCYSSGKEQAQGYPQMARALNATGRPIVYSCSWPAYQGGLPPKVNYTLLGEICNLWRNYDDIQDSWDSVLSIVDWFFTNQDVLQPFAGPGHWNDPDMLIIGNFGLSYEQSRSQMALWTIMAAPLLMSTDLRTISPSAKKILQNRLMIQINQDPLGIQGRRIIKEGSHIEVFLRPLSQAASALVFFSRRTDMPFRYTTSLAKLGFPMGAAYEVQDVYSGKIISGLKTGDNFTVIINPSGVVMWYLCPKALLIQQQAPGGPSRLPLL from the exons ATGGGGGTTCCGGCGGCTGTCGCGGTCCTGGCTGCGGCGTTGGCGCTGCCCGCCCGCGGGCTGGAGAACGGGCTGGCGCGGACCCCGCCCATGGGCTGGTTGGCCTGGGAGCGGTTCCGCTGCAACGTGAACTGCCGGGAGGACCCCCGCCAGTGCATCAG TGAGATGCTCTTCATGGAGATGGCAGACCGAATAGCAGAGGACGGCTGGAGGGAGCTGGGCTACAAGTACATCAATATCGATGACTGCTGGGCCGCCAAGCAGCGTGACGCTGAGGGGCGGCTGGTGCCTGACCCCGAGAGGTTCCCCCGGGGCATTAAGGCCTTGGCTGACTAC GTTCATGCCCGAGGCTTGAAGCTGGGCATTTATGGCGACCTGGGCAGACTCACCTGTGGAGGCTACCCAGGCACCACGCTGGACCGTGTGGAGCAGGACGCACAGACCTTCGCTGAGTGGGGTGTGGACATGCTGAAGCTAGATGGGTGCTACTCATCGGGGAAGGAGCAGGCACAGG GCTACCCACAAATGGCAAGGGCCTTGAACGCCACTGGCCGCCCCATCGTCTACTCCTGCAGCTGGCCAGCCTACCAGGGGGGGCTGCCTCCCAAG GTGAACTACACTCTCCTGGGTGAGATCTGCAACCTGTGGCGGAACTACGATGACATCCAGGACTCATGGGACAGCGTGCTTTCCATCGTGGACTGGTTCTTCACAAACCAGGATGTGCTGCAGCCGTTTGCTGGCCCTGGCCACTGGAATGACCCAGACATG CTCATCATTGGAAATTTCGGTCTCAGCTATGAGCAGTCACGTTCCCAAATGGCCTTGTGGACCATTATGGCAGCTCCACTCCTCATGTCCACCGACCTGCGCACTATCTCGCCGAGTGCCAAGAAGATTCTGCAGAACCGCCTGATGATCCAGATAAACCAGGACCCCTTGGGAATCCAGGGGCGCAGGATCATCAAG GAGGGATCCCACATTGAGGTGTTCCTGCGCCCGCTGTCACAGGCTGCCAGTGCCCTGGTCTTCTTCAGCCGGAGGACAGACATGCCCTTCCGCTACACCACCAGTCTGGCCAAGCTTGGCTTCCCCATGGGAGCTGCATATGAG GTGCAAGACGTGTACAGTGGGAAGATCATCAGTGGCCTGAAGACAGGAGACAACTTCACAGTGATCATCAACCCCTCAGGGGTGGTGATGTGGTACCTGTGTCCCAAAGCACTGCTCATCCAGCAGCAAGCTCCTGGGGGGCCCTCACGCCTGCCCCTTCTGTGA
- the WBP2NL gene encoding postacrosomal sheath WW domain-binding protein (The RefSeq protein has 1 non-frameshifting indel compared to this genomic sequence), whose product MALNRHHSKEGGVVVPNAESILKQCKDVELSFSDMTGKLEAFKGTKKGMLYLTPYRMIFVSKGKDPMLSFMMPFYLVKGCSIEQPLFSANYIKGQIQAEAGGGWEGQGTFKLTFNSGGAIEFGQLMFKAASSASSGVPLQPPGYGYTPVPGGYAPVPPAPGGYAPAPGGYAPAPGGYAPAPGGYAPAPGGYAPPPPPPNGPYPYAPPPMNAYGPAPQPMGYPYAQNPGIYPPLPTMNSTYVIPPPPYSGPSPAGPSAPPASTPWVDSGMPGSSKAMEATSSAYYNPANPHNVYMPMDQPPPYEPPEDKKNN is encoded by the exons ATGGCGCTCAATAGGCACCACTCGAAGGAAGGCGGTGTCGTCGTCCCCAATGCCGAGAG CATTCTCAAGCAATGTAAAGATGTGGAGCTCTCCTTCAGTGACATGACGGGCAAGCTTGAGGCCTTCAAAGGCACCAAGAAGGGAATGCTGTATCTCACCCCATACAGG ATGATCTTCGTGTCAAAGGGCAAGGATCCTATGCTGTCTTTTATGATGCCGTTTTATTTGGTGAAAGGGTGCTCTATTGAGCAGCCTCTTTTCTCTGCTAATTACATCAAAGGACAGATTCAGGCTGAGGCAGGAG GTGgctgggaagggcagggaaCGTTTAAACTGACTTTCAACAGCGGAGGAGCCATCGAGTTTGGACAGCTGATGTTCAAAGCTGCCTCTAGTG CTTCCAGTGGAGTTCCTCTCCAGCCCCCTGGCTATGGATACACACCTGTACCTGGAGGGTATGCACCTGTCCCACCTGCTCCAGGAGGGTATGCACCTGCTCCAGGAGGGTATGCACCTGCTCCAGGAGGGTATGCACCTGCTCCGGGGGGCTATgctcctcctccaccacctccaaATGGTCCTTATCCTTATGCACCACCTCCGATGAATGCCTACGGACCTGCTCCCCAGCCCATGGGGTATCCGTATGCCCAGAATCCAG GTATTTACCCACCACTCCCCACCATGAACTCCACATATGTGATCCCTCCTCCCCCCTACTCCGGGCCATCTCCTGCAGGACCCTCAGCCCCACCAGCTTCCACACCCTGGGTGGACTCGGGTATGCCAG GGAGCAGTAAGGCCATGGAGGCCACTTCCAGTGCGTATTACAACCCTGCTAACCCACACAATGTCTATATGCCCATG GATCAGCCACCTCCTTATGAACCTCCTGAAGATAAGAAAAACAACTAA
- the WBP2NL gene encoding postacrosomal sheath WW domain-binding protein isoform X1, with amino-acid sequence MPSDLFGIPLHEHCETTQYVLMIFVSKGKDPMLSFMMPFYLVKGCSIEQPLFSANYIKGQIQAEAGGGWEGQGTFKLTFNSGGAIEFGQLMFKAASSASSGVPLQPPGYGYTPVPGGYAPVPPAPGGYAPAPGGYAPAPGGYAPAPGGYAPPPPPPNGPYPYAPPPMNAYGPAPQPMGYPYAQNPGIYPPLPTMNSTYVIPPPPYSGPSPAGPSAPPASTPWVDSGMPGSSKAMEATSSAYYNPANPHNVYMPMDQPPPYEPPEDKKNN; translated from the exons ATGCCATCGGATCTGTTTGGCATTCCATTGCATGAACACTGCGAAACAACACAATATGTTCTG ATGATCTTCGTGTCAAAGGGCAAGGATCCTATGCTGTCTTTTATGATGCCGTTTTATTTGGTGAAAGGGTGCTCTATTGAGCAGCCTCTTTTCTCTGCTAATTACATCAAAGGACAGATTCAGGCTGAGGCAGGAG GTGgctgggaagggcagggaaCGTTTAAACTGACTTTCAACAGCGGAGGAGCCATCGAGTTTGGACAGCTGATGTTCAAAGCTGCCTCTAGTG CTTCCAGTGGAGTTCCTCTCCAGCCCCCTGGCTATGGATACACACCTGTACCTGGAGGGTATGCACCTGTCCCACCTGCTCCAGGAGGGTATGCACCTGCTCCAGGAGGGTATGCACCTGCTCCAGGAGGGTATGCACCTGCTCCGGGGGGCTATgctcctcctccaccacctccaaATGGTCCTTATCCTTATGCACCACCTCCGATGAATGCCTACGGACCTGCTCCCCAGCCCATGGGGTATCCGTATGCCCAGAATCCAG GTATTTACCCACCACTCCCCACCATGAACTCCACATATGTGATCCCTCCTCCCCCCTACTCCGGGCCATCTCCTGCAGGACCCTCAGCCCCACCAGCTTCCACACCCTGGGTGGACTCGGGTATGCCAG GGAGCAGTAAGGCCATGGAGGCCACTTCCAGTGCGTATTACAACCCTGCTAACCCACACAATGTCTATATGCCCATG GATCAGCCACCTCCTTATGAACCTCCTGAAGATAAGAAAAACAACTAA
- the WBP2NL gene encoding postacrosomal sheath WW domain-binding protein isoform X2 has product MIFVSKGKDPMLSFMMPFYLVKGCSIEQPLFSANYIKGQIQAEAGGGWEGQGTFKLTFNSGGAIEFGQLMFKAASSASSGVPLQPPGYGYTPVPGGYAPVPPAPGGYAPAPGGYAPAPGGYAPAPGGYAPPPPPPNGPYPYAPPPMNAYGPAPQPMGYPYAQNPGIYPPLPTMNSTYVIPPPPYSGPSPAGPSAPPASTPWVDSGMPGSSKAMEATSSAYYNPANPHNVYMPMDQPPPYEPPEDKKNN; this is encoded by the exons ATGATCTTCGTGTCAAAGGGCAAGGATCCTATGCTGTCTTTTATGATGCCGTTTTATTTGGTGAAAGGGTGCTCTATTGAGCAGCCTCTTTTCTCTGCTAATTACATCAAAGGACAGATTCAGGCTGAGGCAGGAG GTGgctgggaagggcagggaaCGTTTAAACTGACTTTCAACAGCGGAGGAGCCATCGAGTTTGGACAGCTGATGTTCAAAGCTGCCTCTAGTG CTTCCAGTGGAGTTCCTCTCCAGCCCCCTGGCTATGGATACACACCTGTACCTGGAGGGTATGCACCTGTCCCACCTGCTCCAGGAGGGTATGCACCTGCTCCAGGAGGGTATGCACCTGCTCCAGGAGGGTATGCACCTGCTCCGGGGGGCTATgctcctcctccaccacctccaaATGGTCCTTATCCTTATGCACCACCTCCGATGAATGCCTACGGACCTGCTCCCCAGCCCATGGGGTATCCGTATGCCCAGAATCCAG GTATTTACCCACCACTCCCCACCATGAACTCCACATATGTGATCCCTCCTCCCCCCTACTCCGGGCCATCTCCTGCAGGACCCTCAGCCCCACCAGCTTCCACACCCTGGGTGGACTCGGGTATGCCAG GGAGCAGTAAGGCCATGGAGGCCACTTCCAGTGCGTATTACAACCCTGCTAACCCACACAATGTCTATATGCCCATG GATCAGCCACCTCCTTATGAACCTCCTGAAGATAAGAAAAACAACTAA